The window AGTTCCCTTCTGTTCTGCTTTCACTAATATCAAACTACTATGCATTCTTCGGctgaaatacaataaaacacTATAAAGAGGTTAACTCACAACTAAATGGTTAGAGAGCACACAGTGGCGAAAATGTGTCCACAGGTCATAGAGATAAACTGATAGTTGATGgtacttttataaatatttcagagaTAACAGAAACtaagttacttttttttcaaGGTAGAAAAGGAGGATTCTAATTAAAACATCTGGGTCACTCAACTGGACATTAGCAACGACGAAATAAAAATGATCTCTCCCACCTCTCAGCTTGGAGATACAGACCATTTACTCGGCTGCTTCCTGATCCCCGTCTGCAACTCCACCTAAAGGACTGCCCACGCCAAAGGCAGGCGCGCAGCCGCTCAAGTTGACCAAGTTTTTCGCCTGGCTAAGCGGCGGGGGCGTCCCCTCCTCCCTGCGCCACCTCCCGATTGGCTTCCCCTGACATTTCTCCTGCGCCCCACCCTGGGCACTTTGACATTTCAGTGCCTCATTGCTCAAGCTCCCAGCACCGGCGTAGCCGACGCCGGGAGAGCCCCACACAGTGCAAGTTCCACGGTGCCTGTCCCCAGCCCGCGCCAAGGGTCATAAAGCCAGGCAGGAGCCGCGGCTAGCCCCGGAGCGGCGGCGTCGCGGGCACGCTGCAGGCGGCCGCCGCACACGCACCACGCCTTGTTGACATGTTTGGAAGCAAGCACGGCGGGGAAACGCCCCCAAGCAAGCTCCAAGGTCTGGGTGCCGCGCCCCGCGCCACGCCCGGCACTCCTGAGGAGCTGCCAGCGCGCGCCCCGGCCCCCGCGCCCCCTCGGCCCGCCCACAGACGGTCCGCGGTCCCTCCCCGGCCCCGCCGTCGCAGCGGGGCTCGGCCCTCTCCCTCCGCCGTTACCTGCTGCCGGGGGCGGCTTCCCCCACACACCACCCCGTGCTCCGGGGACGGCGGCGGCCGCAGGTCCCGCGGCTCTCACATGAGGCGCCCCTGGCCCCCCGCTTCGCGCTCCCGCGGCCGCGGCCCCCCGCGCTTCGCCCGCATCCGAGGCGCTGGTCCCGCGGAGGGCGCCAACGCGGCTCCACCTTTGCGGCTCTGGCTGCCCAGAGAGAAGCCTTCCTTCCCAGTCCCACGCTGTCTGCGCCTTGTTCAGGGACCCCCGGCGCCGCGACAGACTACCTCAGCGAGCGGCTGCCACCGCGTATGCTTCCTGCGCCTCTGCTACAGACAGTGAGTCTAAAATGGCGCCCAGGGCTCGCGGCCGCGCGCTTCACCGGCGCGTCCCGGCCcgagggggcggggagggggcggggcggggcggagcCCGGCGGGAGTGGGGCCGCGCCCAAGCGGGAGCGCGCGCTGCGGCCTCCCCTGCCTCCCCGCTGTGGGACGGCCCTCTGCTTATCTGCCATAGATGTGACTCCCGCTTGaaggggattttttttgttgttttgagaccgaATGTGGGAGGGCTGGAGCTAGCTTTATGTGGAAGAGACTGTCTGTGGCTGAAACTGGAAGGTTTAGGGAGGTggagcagaaaaaagaaaggaaggagtctCCCCGGAGCCTGCTAGGGACCGCGGCCCGTGGGTGGCCGCCCCGATGCCTGAAACCGAGGGGTTACAGTCTCTGAAGACCCGCGCATCGGTGTGCATAAGTGGTGCTTAAAAGATGCCAAGGAATTGTACCAGAATAGTGACAGTATTAACGCTGGGATtgcagatgatttttatttttcaaatatttgtatttcccaATATATTTGTAAAGTGACTTTTATCATTAgagttattacattttaaaaacgaCATTTGCTTTATGAAATAGAGTCCTGAAATTTGTAAATAGCTTTTGAAACACAGTGGGGAAAGTAAAGGATTACAAAGCTGCTGAAAAGAAAACCTCTGGTGAATCCTTTTGTAAATCAAGGCATCTTTGTGTGTAACTGCTACCTAGCTGACTTATTTTAAAGTTTGGATTTTTTGATACTGGGTTTTCTTAAAGTTAGAAATATTCTTAGGTACAATATCATAAGTTGAATCATGCGCCATTCCTCTCTacacctccaaaaaaaagaaagtaattttccATTCAAAGATGTCTTAGAACACTCAGACCCATGTGTAAGAGACTGAAAAGCAGTGGTGCCCAGGGAGCTCTCCGTTCTTCCCATTTTCCCAAGAAATTGAGCTGGGGAAGCCATGTATAAAGTTACACCGAAGTTCAttgtgaggccaggagtggtacagacttatacctgtaatcccaatattttgggaggccaagacagaaggattgcttgtggtcaagaattggagaccagcctgggcaatatgtccagactctgtctctacaaaaaaataaaagagtaataatttaaaaaatttagacagGCTTGGTGTAATCCTggctactactcaggaggctgaatcgggaggatggctggagcccaggagtagGACGTTACAGTGACCTatgatgtcaccactgcactccagtctggatgagagtgagattctgtttctataataaaatgaattcaatGTGGGGAAATGCCAGTGTTGTTTGTTTGGTATTTCTTAAGGGCATGCCAGCTGTCAGATCACTGAATCAAACTGTACAGAGTCTCTACTAGCATAAGAATGTGGATTTACCTGAACTACAACATTTTTTTAGGTCTTTCAGTGACTAGATGATGAGGAACAATAGGAAGTTCTAAGAAAGACAGTGAtaattatcaaagaaaaacaagtaagtCAAATACAGGCCCATTTATTTAAAGTTGGGTGAACGGTATAAATGATCAGCAAAATACATTAAACCAATTCAGTAAACATGATGAGCATGGGTTGTGTTACGTTAATATTGTATCACATTAGTTATGTCACATTCCGAtcatagttcttttttttcaCCAGTATGATCTATTCTCCTCCTAAACAAGACAAGGACCTTGGCACACTTGACCTATTGAATACCCCTTTTCTTCCCTGTTAttggcaaagattttatttcacttttctttttttgaaaaaagaaacgtgttttgttttaaatcagtcAGTACTTATTTACATTTATCAATTGTATCATCAAGATTAGTGGCATGGTGGGTGGGAGAAAGGATGAGTGTGAAGCACATTGATCCAacagggaaaaataatttattactgaCCCTGTTTGGAATTGCCAATGCATGTAGTAATAAAAAGCAGATGAACAATTAGtctctttattattgttttcaattATCCACAGACAATGTACCCCTTCACCGTGTAGAATGGTGTAGACTATTCCCACACCACCCCAGCCTTGGTACACCAATAATCAGGATAGATTAGATTATGTTGCAGTAGTTCCTTAAATACCATCTTGTAATTCCTTGTTTTTGACGACCTTTACAGTTTTTAGGAGTACTGCTttagtattttgtagaatgtccctcaattggGGTTTGTCTTaggtttttttctcataattacaTAGGGACTGTGGATGTTTTAGAAGGAAAACCACAGAGGTATAAAGTATCgttctcatcacatcatatcaaagCTACATCTATTAATACGACTTATCCTTGTTGATGTCAACATTAATCAAAGGTTGAGATCAAGTTGTTCTACTTAAAGttacttttttccctctctttttgtaCTGGAAGAAAGTCACTATGTGCAGCCAACACTGAAGAATGTGGATTTACCTGAACTGCAACTTTTCCTTGAGGGGGGAATGTCtatataaattattgaaatttttctGCCTTGGGAGGTGTATCTACATATCtcttaattttatatgtttacttTTCTGTCTGTAATTTCTGTATATCTGCCTTCCAAGTCACTAATGTAGTCTATTTAGTCTTTGCTAAGACTACCTTTgcctgtgtttttcatttctaaaagttttttttggttatttttcataTCTGCCTGATCTTTCTTGATATTCTTTTcactttgtaatttctttttttcttaaatcattttaatCATATGAAATAATTGGGGGTCTAATGATATGTGTCAATGTTTGCTCATGGTGGGTTGTTCCtcatgtattttgtaattttggatTGTGAGTTCATCTTCTGTACAACTTTAGCTGTAGGAATTTTGCACAACAGGCAGAAGCTGGAAGGGAAGGAGATTGTTAGTGAGTGCTGGAAAGACTATAAGGAATTGTTAATGGAGTCCAGAGAAATCAGGATATTTTTGGATATCTTTCATGTAATGATGGCAAACCCAGTGAAACATTTGTCTATGGCAACATGGAAAATAgagaaatgcatttatttaattgttgGACTTGGCTAAAGAAATTTCTGagcaggctgggtatggtggttcacgcctctaatcccagcactttgggaagccaaagtaggcagattgcttgagctcaggagttcaagaccagcctgggcaacatggcaaaaccttgtctctatgaaaattacaaacaaatagccgggcgtggtggcatgcacctgtagtcccagctactcaggaggctgagttaggaggatcacttgagcttggggatggaggctgcaatgagccgagattgcgccactgcactgtaactctagcctgggtggctgagtgagaccctgtcaaaaaaaaaaaaaaaaaaaggaaagaaatcaacaGGCAGGAGGTTGAGCGTATCTGCTGGTTtcttttggttgcatatgaaaaAGTTCAgatacccagcactttgggaggctaaggcggttGGATTACTTAAACTTAGGAGTTTGAGGgagggcaacatgggaaaaccctgtctttaccaaaaatacaaaaattagccaggtgtggtggtgcatgcctgtggttccagctactcaggaggttgaggtgggaggatcgcttgggacCTGGGAAATCCAGCCTGCAgcgcagtgagccgtgatcattgTGCCGCACTCTAGcctagcctaagtgacagaggaagacccaatctcaaaaaaaaaaaaaaaaaaaaaaagaaagaaagaaaaagaaaagtaaaagttcAGATAGAGAGAACTTAATTACAGAAGTAACTGTTTAGTTTTTGAGTAGAATTTAGAGGAAAGATAGAGGGCCTGCAACAGTCTTTCCTTCCATCAAAAgattcacaaaatttaaaaagaccttaAGGGAAATGATAAATGCCTGGGTACTACCAGTAAGACATGGCCTCAGAGTAAGGTTCAGATCAAGAGTCCACCTATTGGACGTTAGAACAATTTCAGGTGGTACCTCTTAGACCATCTTAGCTAGTTAAGAGATCTTTTAAGGATTTTATGTGTATGCTCCCTAGacttctaagaattttaaaagcattgaaCCATAGCATCTTGAATCTCAGCCCTACCAGAGAGGAATATATCTCAAGGAGATTTATGGGTGTGACTTTTTTCTGAAGGAGTGAACCAAGGTAAGAGTCATAGGAAACATACAATATGTTTAAGAAAATTGTATTAACAGAAACACTGTGAATTTGAATAAAAGATACAGAGACAGTTGAAAATGAAGAGTCCTTGGGGCTCCCATCTTCTGTCATTTAAATATAGGTCCATAAAACAACTTATCAGCAATCACAGACCGTTTCTTATAAAGAAGAAATGGTGACTCAGAGTGCAGAGAAAGGACCCAGAGGGCAGAGCCAAGAGCTACTGAAAGTCACTTCCAGGAAGCAGGACTGGGCCGTAATTAAGAAACTAGTTACATGTTTCCAGGTAGATTTCAGAATCACCATGGACAAGTGACTGCTAttgtttcctcttctctcctttataaatgGGAGAATTTACTATGGTATGCCTATTTCACCATTGTatattggttccatatgagtaGATCACGTGTCTCTTTAGTTCACAAGTCTTTAAGAGGAAATGCACTTGAACATGGGCTGGACTTTGTGATTTGCTCCATCATGAGAATGTAAAGGAAGTAACATTCTAGGACTTCCAAGGCTAACTTATGAAAAGCCTTGCAGTTTTTGTCTGGATGTCTGCATCTCTTGGCATGTTTCTTCCTTAGCGACTCCCTCTTGGAACCCAGTTGCCATGCTAATAAGAAGTCCAAGTCACATAAAGAAGTGTGCTGGTTTACAGCCCCCGCTGAGCTCCCAGCCAGCAGTCAGCATCAACTGCCAGCCATGTGGGTGAGCCTTCTTGAGCATCTGTCCTAGTTAAGCATCCAGATGACTCCAGCTCGGCTGCTATCTATTTGCAAACACAAATCCAAACTGAGAATCCACCAGCAAAGCTCGGTGAACCTACAGAACCCTGAGAGACAATAATGAAATACTGTTTTAATCCATTAAGTGTGGAATGCTTTGTTATACAGTAGTAGATAACTGGAAGATAGTTAAATTctaaagacaagagaaagaatcagtaagataggaaaaataaatagaggaattagcaaaaacaaaaactggtttATGCAAAAGGCAAATGAGGTAGACACATGTCTGGTCAAATTGATTAGTAAAAGAAGAGAAGTTGGAAATTAACAAagtacagaaattttaaaaaggggaacTAATATAGCTGCTGTAGagatttaaaatactaaaaatatgttATGAATAATTATtaactaataaaataaagagcctaaataaaatgaataa is drawn from Papio anubis isolate 15944 chromosome 15, Panubis1.0, whole genome shotgun sequence and contains these coding sequences:
- the LOC108582779 gene encoding formin-like protein 18 isoform X2 produces the protein MFGSKHGGETPPSKLQGLGAAPRATPGTPEELPARAPAPAPPRPAHRRSAVPPRPRRRSGARPSPSAVTCCRGRLPPHTTPCSGDGGGRRSRGSHMRRPWPPASRSRGRGPPRFARIRGAGPAEGANAAPPLRLWLPREKPSFPVPRCLRLVQGPPAPRQTTSASGCHRVCFLRLCYRQSFSD
- the LOC108582779 gene encoding formin-like protein 18 isoform X1 yields the protein MFGSKHGGETPPSKLQGLGAAPRATPGTPEELPARAPAPAPPRPAHRRSAVPPRPRRRSGARPSPSAVTCCRGRLPPHTTPCSGDGGGRRSRGSHMRRPWPPASRSRGRGPPRFARIRGAGPAEGANAAPPLRLWLPREKPSFPVPRCLRLVQGPPAPRQTTSASGCHRVCFLRLCYRQFGAYSRDISLCICRYSKI